The following proteins come from a genomic window of Candidatus Bipolaricaulis sibiricus:
- a CDS encoding Aspartyl-tRNA synthetase, with product MQRDRCGELRREAAGRKVVLAGWVHRVRDLGGVTFVDLRDASGIVQLVLRDAGSAHLAREDVIRAVGTVRPREAPNPALPTGEVEVEIESIEVLSHAKALPLGVADEGTPSEETRLRYRYLDLRRPRMQRNLRLRHRTALAMRQYLDRHGFIEVETPMLTRSTPEGARDFLVPSRLVRGSFYALPQSPQLFKQILVTSGVERYFQIVRCFRDEDLRADRQPEFTQLDLEMAFLEEPEELFTLLEGLVAHVFSEALGVEIGLPLPRLPYAEAIARYGSDKPDLRFGMEIADVSDVFAGGPFRAFADAIAAGGAVRALPVTGGSTKSRGDLAKLEPVAREHGLPGLAWIKLGEEISSSLGKHVPAPALHATAARAGARPGDLVLLAAGRPDTASTVLGDLRLRLAGELGLIPRERWSLTWIVDFPLFKEGEGRLESEHHPFTAPRDDDLELLDTTPLRVRAKCYDLVMNGVELASGSIRIHRRDLQERIFRLLGIDPEEAERRFGFFLRALEYGAPPHGGIAFGLDRWVMMMAGEDSIREVIAFPKTTTGSCPLTDAPSPVDHEQLKELGLRLEP from the coding sequence ATGCAGCGGGACAGGTGTGGCGAACTGCGGCGGGAGGCGGCGGGGCGGAAGGTCGTCCTCGCGGGTTGGGTCCATCGGGTGCGTGACCTTGGGGGAGTCACGTTCGTCGACCTCCGGGATGCCTCCGGGATCGTCCAGCTCGTCCTGCGCGACGCGGGAAGCGCCCACCTCGCCCGCGAGGACGTGATACGTGCCGTGGGCACGGTCCGCCCTCGCGAGGCCCCCAATCCAGCGCTACCGACCGGCGAAGTCGAGGTGGAGATCGAGTCCATCGAAGTACTTTCCCATGCCAAGGCCCTCCCGCTTGGCGTGGCCGACGAAGGCACGCCAAGCGAAGAGACGCGGCTTCGCTACCGCTACCTCGACCTTCGCAGGCCTCGAATGCAGCGCAACCTGCGCCTTCGCCACCGCACAGCGCTTGCGATGCGGCAGTACCTCGACCGACACGGGTTCATCGAGGTCGAAACACCGATGCTGACGCGGTCAACACCTGAAGGGGCGAGGGACTTCCTCGTCCCGTCGCGCCTCGTCCGCGGCTCGTTCTACGCCCTCCCTCAGTCCCCCCAGCTGTTCAAGCAGATTCTGGTCACGTCCGGGGTGGAGCGGTACTTCCAGATCGTTCGCTGCTTCCGGGACGAGGATCTCCGCGCCGACCGGCAGCCGGAGTTCACCCAGCTCGACCTCGAGATGGCGTTCCTCGAGGAACCTGAGGAGCTGTTCACCCTCCTTGAAGGTCTCGTGGCCCACGTGTTCAGCGAGGCGCTGGGGGTCGAGATCGGTCTCCCGCTGCCTCGGCTTCCCTATGCTGAGGCGATCGCGCGCTACGGGTCCGACAAGCCCGACCTCCGGTTCGGCATGGAGATCGCCGACGTGTCGGATGTCTTCGCTGGGGGGCCGTTCCGCGCATTCGCTGACGCTATCGCGGCTGGGGGCGCGGTGCGCGCCCTTCCTGTGACCGGAGGGTCAACGAAGTCACGGGGGGATCTGGCGAAGCTCGAGCCGGTTGCCAGGGAGCACGGCCTTCCCGGCCTGGCCTGGATCAAGCTCGGGGAGGAGATCAGCTCGTCGTTGGGGAAGCACGTCCCCGCCCCGGCGCTTCACGCGACGGCGGCGCGGGCCGGCGCCCGGCCGGGCGACCTTGTCCTGCTCGCTGCGGGGAGGCCGGACACCGCGTCGACCGTCCTCGGCGATCTGCGCCTGCGGCTGGCCGGTGAGCTCGGCCTCATTCCCCGAGAACGCTGGAGTCTCACCTGGATCGTCGATTTCCCCCTGTTCAAGGAAGGTGAAGGCCGACTCGAGTCGGAGCACCATCCGTTTACCGCCCCTCGGGACGACGATCTGGAGCTTCTGGACACAACGCCGCTTCGGGTACGGGCCAAGTGCTACGACCTCGTGATGAACGGGGTGGAACTCGCCTCCGGCTCCATCCGAATTCACCGTCGTGACCTCCAGGAGAGGATCTTTCGCCTTCTTGGCATCGACCCGGAGGAGGCTGAGCGCCGGTTCGGGTTCTTCCTCCGCGCCCTCGAGTACGGCGCGCCACCACACGGCGGGATCGCGTTCGGTCTGGATCGGTGGGTGATGATGATGGCTGGCGAAGACTCGATCCGCGAAGTAATCGCATTCCCCAAGACGACGACCGGCTCCTGTCCCCTCACCGACGCCCCCTCCCCCGTCGATCACGAGCAGCTGAAGGAGCTCGGTCTCCGGCTGGAACCATGA
- a CDS encoding Efflux ABC transporter, permease/ATP-binding protein, which translates to MRSLRWVFRYVQRYRLALALTIVSMIALVGIQLVAPWVIRTMVATVTDPEASPDALRVVARLALIAFAVYILRALMQFVRSYAAHVAGWHVVADVRRDVYCHLQRLSLRFYEDKQTGQLMSRTVNDSDLLEQLVAHAVPDVLVNVLLLAGVTAVLVRLSWQLALLSMIPIPFIILAMRGFARYVRPAFRQRQVELGELNAALNDNLSGIREIQAFTREDAEASRIWSRIVRYRDSLLRALRLMAVFHPSVEFAAAMGTIVLIYFGGRLVLERTLPIADLVAYFLYLELLYQPVRALSNVWESIQQSMAGAERIAELLDQEPDVAERPGAIELAGRAAGAIRFENVSFGYSTGEMVLENIDLDIAPGSVVALVGPTGVGKTTLSMLIPRFYDVCGGRITLDGHDLRDLTLDSLRRQISIVLQEVFLFHGTVRENILFGRPDATDEQLIAAARVANAHGFICELPQGYDTLIGERGVRLSGGQRQRLAIARAVLKDAPILILDEATSSVDTETELLIQQALQRLIAGRTTIVIAHRLSTVRRADKIVVLQDGRIVEQGTHDELMAQDGLYRHLSRVQVEDELWKSAVRQIGRS; encoded by the coding sequence ATGAGATCTCTGCGGTGGGTGTTTCGCTACGTCCAGCGATACAGGTTGGCCCTCGCGCTGACCATTGTCAGCATGATCGCCCTCGTTGGCATCCAGCTCGTGGCCCCGTGGGTCATCCGAACGATGGTCGCCACGGTCACCGATCCCGAGGCGAGCCCCGACGCCCTTCGCGTTGTGGCCCGGCTGGCGCTGATCGCGTTTGCGGTCTACATCCTGCGTGCCCTGATGCAGTTCGTGCGGTCCTACGCCGCCCACGTTGCCGGATGGCACGTGGTCGCCGATGTCCGGCGCGATGTGTACTGCCATCTCCAGCGTCTGTCGTTGCGCTTCTACGAGGACAAGCAGACGGGGCAGCTCATGTCCCGCACGGTCAACGACTCCGACCTGCTCGAGCAGCTCGTGGCGCATGCTGTCCCGGACGTGCTCGTGAACGTGCTGTTGTTGGCTGGTGTCACCGCAGTGTTGGTCCGCCTGAGCTGGCAGCTCGCCCTGCTATCGATGATTCCTATCCCGTTCATCATCCTGGCGATGCGTGGCTTTGCCCGCTACGTGCGGCCAGCGTTCCGGCAACGCCAGGTCGAGCTCGGGGAGCTCAATGCTGCTTTGAACGATAACCTGTCGGGCATCCGCGAGATCCAGGCCTTCACCCGGGAGGATGCCGAGGCGAGTCGGATCTGGAGCCGCATCGTTCGGTACCGCGACTCCCTCCTCCGGGCCCTGCGACTGATGGCCGTGTTTCACCCGTCCGTCGAGTTCGCTGCCGCGATGGGGACCATTGTCCTCATCTACTTCGGCGGGCGGTTGGTTCTCGAGAGAACCCTCCCGATCGCTGACCTCGTCGCCTACTTCCTCTACCTCGAGCTCCTCTATCAGCCGGTTCGCGCGTTGAGCAATGTGTGGGAGAGCATCCAGCAGTCAATGGCCGGGGCGGAGCGCATCGCAGAGCTCCTCGACCAAGAGCCCGATGTGGCCGAGCGGCCTGGCGCGATCGAGCTCGCAGGGCGGGCCGCGGGGGCGATTCGGTTTGAGAACGTGAGTTTCGGCTACAGCACGGGGGAGATGGTTCTGGAGAACATCGACCTCGACATCGCCCCAGGCTCGGTGGTCGCCCTCGTTGGGCCGACCGGTGTGGGCAAGACCACACTATCCATGCTCATCCCTCGCTTCTACGACGTCTGCGGGGGGCGCATCACCCTCGATGGACACGATCTGCGCGACCTCACCCTTGACAGCCTGCGCCGTCAGATCAGCATCGTCCTTCAGGAGGTGTTCCTCTTCCACGGCACGGTTCGCGAGAACATTCTGTTCGGGCGCCCTGACGCCACGGACGAGCAGCTGATCGCAGCGGCGCGTGTCGCCAACGCTCACGGGTTCATCTGCGAGCTTCCGCAAGGTTACGACACCCTCATCGGCGAACGGGGGGTCAGGCTCTCCGGGGGCCAGCGGCAGCGTCTGGCCATCGCCCGGGCCGTGCTCAAGGACGCCCCGATCCTCATCCTTGACGAGGCGACCTCGTCAGTGGATACCGAGACCGAGCTTCTCATTCAGCAGGCGCTGCAGAGGCTGATCGCGGGGCGGACAACGATCGTCATTGCCCACCGGCTGTCGACCGTGCGCCGAGCAGACAAGATCGTCGTACTCCAAGATGGGCGGATCGTGGAGCAGGGAACACACGACGAGCTCATGGCGCAGGACGGGCTGTACCGACACCTCAGCCGGGTGCAGGTCGAAGACGAGCTCTGGAAGAGCGCGGTTCGTCAGATCGGTCGCAGCTAG
- a CDS encoding Acetyltransferase, GNAT family: MSRSEIWIEQFDPAVARSDAWRGYHALSNRVRAEWWPDDPPRSLAVLKTMMTSVPPVWGLRWWAAWRHGRVVGGAEVELSQMSENRHHAWCDVYVDPDHRRRGIGAALLGTVATAAQNDGRRLLTWGTALNAPAGEAFARRLGATPGLTQNINQLRIADVDPTLLQAWQRRAPEDEFYLGVWEGPYPEPDLADVVKMHEVMNTAPRGSLEMEDFHWTPAVIRDQEESLRKRGVERWTIYVRHRPTGRIAGFTEVGWDSSEPEILHQWGTGVFPEFRNHGLGRWLKAAMLARVLAGRPQVKFVRTGNANSNAPMLKINHELGFRLYNTITLWQLPVDRALAYVAARQ; the protein is encoded by the coding sequence ATGTCACGATCAGAGATCTGGATCGAGCAGTTTGACCCTGCGGTCGCACGGTCTGACGCTTGGCGGGGGTACCACGCGCTTTCCAACCGGGTCCGTGCGGAATGGTGGCCGGACGATCCGCCGCGCTCGCTCGCGGTCCTGAAGACCATGATGACCTCCGTGCCGCCGGTCTGGGGCCTGCGGTGGTGGGCGGCGTGGCGGCACGGCCGGGTCGTGGGAGGGGCCGAGGTCGAGCTAAGCCAGATGTCAGAGAACCGTCACCACGCCTGGTGTGACGTCTACGTCGATCCCGATCACCGGCGCCGGGGCATCGGCGCAGCGCTTCTCGGAACGGTGGCCACGGCAGCTCAGAACGATGGCCGTCGGCTTCTCACCTGGGGCACAGCTCTCAATGCCCCCGCGGGAGAGGCGTTCGCACGCCGGCTGGGCGCGACACCTGGCTTGACCCAGAACATCAACCAACTGCGCATCGCCGACGTGGACCCGACGCTTCTCCAGGCGTGGCAGCGGCGTGCCCCTGAGGATGAGTTCTACCTTGGGGTCTGGGAGGGGCCCTACCCGGAGCCGGACCTAGCCGACGTGGTGAAGATGCACGAGGTGATGAACACCGCGCCCCGCGGGAGCCTAGAGATGGAGGACTTCCACTGGACTCCGGCCGTGATTCGCGACCAAGAGGAGTCTCTGCGCAAGCGCGGTGTGGAGCGGTGGACGATCTACGTTCGACACCGTCCCACTGGACGCATCGCTGGTTTCACCGAGGTCGGATGGGATTCGAGCGAGCCAGAGATTCTCCATCAGTGGGGGACGGGCGTGTTTCCGGAGTTCCGCAATCACGGGTTGGGCCGGTGGCTGAAGGCGGCGATGCTCGCCCGAGTGCTCGCTGGGCGGCCGCAGGTCAAGTTCGTGCGGACCGGGAATGCGAACTCGAACGCCCCGATGCTGAAGATCAACCACGAGCTGGGGTTTCGCCTGTACAACACGATCACCCTGTGGCAGCTGCCAGTGGACAGGGCGCTGGCCTACGTCGCAGCTCGGCAATAG
- a CDS encoding Carboxypeptidase-related protein: MADEKAKPEVKKANELSETKEKRRKLLGVEPTETRHVLQLRGESLPYTARAGAIPLKDPFDEVEAEVFFTAYELDGAVDRSARPLTFAFNGGPGSASIWLHMGALGPKRVVMEKEGWMPAPPYRYESNPFTWLDQTDLVFVDPVGTGFSRAAKEDFDKKFWSFKGDIESMGEFIRLYLTRYRRWTSPLFLAGESYGTTRAAGLAGHLVDRGIAFNGIVLISTVLDLAAIRFMPANDLPYQLFVPSYAATAWYHGRLAGDLQKRALPDLVAEVKAWAEGDFTLALMKGDRLTDAERRSVGKRLARYTGLSLDYILGTNLRVEIHRFCKELLRGERRSVGRLDSRFKGVEALAVTERPEFDPSMLAITPPYTAAFNQYVRSELGIETDLTYETLSRTVNEKWEWEKGHMPATGETLRGAIAKNPYTKVLVAQGYYDLATPVFATEYMLSHMNVDPAFRGNLEMECYEAGHMFYLDLPSLAAFREDVRGFIAASTGGDTR; this comes from the coding sequence ATGGCAGATGAGAAGGCGAAGCCCGAGGTGAAGAAGGCCAACGAGCTTTCGGAGACCAAGGAGAAGAGACGCAAGCTCCTCGGGGTCGAACCGACGGAGACCCGTCACGTGCTTCAGCTGCGAGGCGAGTCACTCCCGTACACAGCGCGGGCCGGTGCGATTCCGCTCAAGGATCCGTTCGATGAGGTGGAGGCCGAGGTCTTCTTCACTGCGTACGAGCTCGATGGCGCGGTGGATCGTTCCGCGCGGCCGCTCACGTTTGCGTTCAACGGGGGACCCGGATCTGCCTCGATCTGGTTGCACATGGGGGCACTGGGTCCCAAGCGGGTCGTGATGGAGAAGGAAGGATGGATGCCCGCACCGCCCTACCGCTACGAGAGCAACCCCTTCACCTGGCTCGATCAGACCGACCTCGTGTTCGTTGACCCGGTCGGCACGGGGTTCAGCCGGGCGGCAAAGGAAGACTTCGACAAGAAGTTCTGGAGCTTCAAGGGTGACATCGAGTCGATGGGGGAGTTCATCCGCCTCTACCTCACCCGCTACAGGAGGTGGACGTCACCGCTGTTCTTGGCAGGTGAGAGCTACGGTACAACGCGTGCTGCGGGTCTGGCTGGCCATCTCGTGGACCGGGGTATCGCGTTCAACGGAATCGTGCTCATCTCCACGGTGTTGGACCTCGCGGCGATTCGGTTCATGCCCGCGAACGATCTTCCGTACCAGTTGTTCGTCCCTTCCTACGCCGCCACGGCGTGGTACCACGGCCGACTGGCGGGCGACCTCCAGAAGCGCGCCCTGCCCGACCTTGTCGCCGAAGTGAAGGCATGGGCGGAGGGGGACTTCACCCTGGCGCTGATGAAGGGCGATCGCCTCACCGACGCGGAACGCCGCTCGGTCGGGAAGAGGCTTGCGCGGTACACGGGGCTGAGCCTCGACTACATCCTCGGGACAAACCTCCGGGTCGAGATCCACCGCTTCTGCAAGGAACTCCTCCGCGGCGAGCGGCGGAGCGTGGGCCGGCTCGACTCGCGGTTCAAGGGGGTGGAGGCTCTCGCGGTCACGGAGCGCCCAGAGTTCGATCCATCCATGCTTGCCATCACCCCGCCCTACACCGCGGCGTTCAACCAGTACGTCCGCAGCGAGCTGGGGATCGAGACCGACCTCACCTACGAAACCCTCAGCCGCACCGTGAACGAGAAGTGGGAGTGGGAGAAGGGCCACATGCCAGCCACCGGCGAGACCCTGCGGGGCGCGATCGCCAAGAATCCGTACACCAAGGTTCTCGTAGCGCAGGGTTACTATGACCTGGCCACCCCGGTCTTCGCCACGGAGTACATGCTGTCCCACATGAACGTGGACCCGGCGTTCCGCGGGAACCTCGAGATGGAGTGCTATGAAGCCGGTCACATGTTCTACCTCGATCTCCCGTCGCTCGCGGCGTTTCGCGAGGACGTGCGCGGCTTCATTGCCGCCTCGACAGGTGGAGACACGCGCTAA
- a CDS encoding MoxR family ATPase: MTVADVAERGQAILSRVEEIIVGKHEPLALMLAAILAGGHILVEDFPGLAKTLAARCFSWTLGLSFSRIQFTPDLLPADIVGTHLFRRDEGRFEFRPGPIFAQLVLADEINRATPKTQAALLEAMQEGQATIEGDTRALPQPFIVLATQNPIEYEGTFPLPEAQVDRFLVRVRFGYPEPDEEKEILGRRIRRQTEDVSLPAVTDAGEILALRRALEDVLVDPDLIAYMVALVAATRRHASLAVGASPRGSLALLKLARARAALSGRDYVLPDDVKAVAIPALAHRLILSPELWTRDVRAEDVVADILARTPVPKVG, translated from the coding sequence TTGACCGTGGCTGATGTCGCAGAACGTGGACAGGCGATTCTGTCCCGAGTTGAGGAGATCATCGTCGGGAAGCATGAGCCGCTTGCCCTGATGCTCGCCGCGATCCTCGCCGGGGGGCACATCCTGGTCGAGGACTTCCCCGGTCTGGCGAAGACCCTCGCGGCGCGCTGCTTCTCGTGGACGCTCGGACTCTCCTTCAGCCGAATTCAGTTCACCCCAGACCTGCTGCCTGCCGACATCGTCGGCACCCACCTCTTCCGCCGTGACGAAGGGCGCTTCGAGTTCAGGCCAGGACCCATCTTTGCCCAGCTCGTCCTCGCCGATGAGATCAACCGCGCCACGCCCAAGACGCAGGCTGCGCTCCTTGAGGCCATGCAGGAGGGCCAGGCCACGATCGAGGGCGACACGCGGGCCCTCCCGCAACCGTTCATCGTGCTCGCGACCCAGAACCCCATCGAGTACGAAGGCACGTTCCCGCTCCCCGAGGCGCAGGTGGACCGATTCCTCGTACGGGTACGGTTCGGCTATCCGGAGCCGGACGAGGAGAAGGAGATCCTGGGTCGGCGGATCCGTCGCCAGACGGAAGACGTCTCACTGCCGGCGGTCACCGATGCGGGCGAGATCCTCGCCCTGCGCCGGGCGTTGGAGGATGTGCTCGTGGATCCCGACCTCATCGCGTACATGGTGGCCCTTGTCGCCGCCACGCGCCGCCATGCTTCGCTGGCGGTGGGGGCCAGCCCCCGCGGATCACTCGCCCTGCTCAAGCTTGCCCGCGCCCGCGCCGCACTGTCGGGGAGGGACTACGTGCTCCCCGACGACGTGAAGGCCGTTGCCATCCCTGCCCTCGCTCACCGGCTGATCCTCTCGCCCGAGCTGTGGACCCGCGATGTGCGGGCCGAGGACGTCGTGGCGGACATCCTGGCCCGGACGCCGGTCCCCAAGGTTGGTTGA